Part of the Imperialibacter roseus genome, AAAATTCAAAACCTACCCAGCGTGCTTAAACTCGTCTTCAGAATCTCCCTGATCGCTCTGCTCTTCACCTGTGCTGCACCAGCCTTTTCTCAGTCCACAAAAGAGCCGGTCGACTACGTTAACCCATTCGTGGACACCCACAAGTCCCGCTGGTTCTTCTTCTCTTCTGCCTCCCGGCCCTTTGGCATGGTGAACCTGAGCCCCGACACCTGGGTAAAAGGAAGCTGGAATTCTGGCTATCTCTACGACAGTCTGTATGTGCGGTGCTTCTCCCACATCCACGCCTGGCAAATGTCGGGCATACCGGTAATGCCAACGGTTGGTGAGTTCAAAGGGCATTTGGGTATGGAAGCTTACAAGTCGGCCTTTAGCCATGATGATGAAAAAGCTATACCCGGCTATCACAGCGTCTTTTTGAAGGACTACGGCATCAAAGCAGAGCTCACCTCCACTACCCGGGTGGGCTTTCACAAATACACCTATCCGGCCCATGTCAACAAGGACATTATTTTCGATGTGGGTGCATTCCTGGGTCACGGTGCCATGGACTCGGCCAAAGTGGTGAAAATAAGCGACTATGAAATTGAAGGTTACAGCATCATGGCGCCTACCAACCGACGCCCAAAGCCTACCTACGTCTACTTTATTGCTCGTTTTGAGCAGCCGATCTCCTCATTTGGGGCATGGGAAAAAGGAAAACTCAGGACCGGAAAAGTAGACCAAATACATGGAAAGGAAGTGGGGGCGTACGTTAGGTTTGAAAGGAAGCAATTGAAAACGGTACAAATGAAAGTGGCCATTTCCTACACCAGCACAGCGCAGGCCCGCCTGAATATGGATACCGAGCTACCGCATTGGAACTTTGAACAAGTAGTCGGAAACTCAAAAGATGAATGGAACGACTACCTCAGCAAAATCAAAATAGATGGCGGCACTGAAAAGCAGAAAATCAAATTCTACACCGACCTGTGGCACTCGTTGCTCGGCCGCCGCATTGTGAGTGACGTAGACGGCAAGTACTGCGACATGACTGGGCCGAAGCCAGTCGTTCGGCAGGTGGCGCTGGATGAAAGCAAAAAGCCGAAACACAACCAGTACAATTTCGACGCCTGGTGGGGCAGCCACTGGACACTGAATGTGCTCTGGTCGATGGCCTACCCTGAAATCATGAATGAGTTCTGCGCCAGCATGGTGGAGATGTACCGTTACGGTGGGCTCATCCCACGGGGGCCTTCCGGCGGCAACTATACTTATGTAATGATTGGCGACCCGGCCGTTTCTTTTTTTGCTACTGCCTACAATAAAGGCATCCGAAACTATGACGTGGCGAAAGCCTACGAAGGCCTACGCAAAAACGCTTTCCCGGGAGGCATCAGAGACCGGGCAGGCTACGAGCATCGTGACAATCCGCAGGGCGGCGGTATGAATTATTACGTACAGCGAGGCTATGTGCCTGAAGGCATACCTGGGCCGGGTGGCCATAAAGACGGCGCTGCCATGACACTGGAATATGCCTATCAGGACTGGTGCCTGGCCCAGCTGGCCACCGCTTTGGGGAAAACAAAAGACTACGAGTTCTTTGACAAGCGTTCTCAGAATTACAAAAACCTTTGGAACCCCGAGACGCATTTTATTCACCCTAAAAACATAGACGGAACCTGGATTGACAACTTTACGCCCATCGGCGAGGGATTCAACACGTTGGGTTTTGTGGAAAGCAACTCGGCCATTTACACCAACTACGTACCCCACGACCTGAAAGGGCTGGCGGCGTTATTTGGCGGCGCAGACAAGTATGCTCAATATGTAGACAGTTGTTTCATTAAAGCGAAGCCCAACAAGTTCATCACCGACCATGGCAAGCACGCCGAAAGCTGGGTGGATTATGAAAACCAGCCTTCCTGCCAAATGGCCCACCTGTTCAATCATGCGGGAGCGCCCTGGCTTTCTCAAAAGTGGGTGCGTGAAGTAAAGGAAATTACCTTCTCAGATATCAGCCCTTATGGCGGCTACAACGGTGACGAAGACCAGGGACAAATGGGTGCCCTGGGTGTACTGATGGCCATCGGGTTGTTTCAAATGGACGGCGGTGCATCGGTCAATTCTTCTTACGACATCACAACGCCAATATTCGATAAAGTTGAAATTCAGCTTGATCCGAAATACTATGCCGGCAAAACTTTCACTATCAGCACAGAAAACAATTCGGCGGACAATATCTACATTCAAAAAGCTTCCCTGAACGACAAAGACTGGACAAAGTTCAACTTTCCACATGAACTCTTCGCAAGCGGTGGAGAGCTTAGGTTAACATTATCCAACAAGCCTAACAAAACCTGGGGGATTGACTAGTCAATAAAATACCAGGCCCGGCTAATCTTGCCGTTTTGAATCTGGTAGATGCCCATGGCAGAAGAGGAGACTGTTTCGCCCGCTTTGTTTTGATGGCTGACCACTTCTCTGAAGCTGATCCGCTCGCCGTCGACCGCATATTGTTCAATGGTCGAGACTGATTTTTGCCCTGCGGAAAAGTAATACTTCATACTTTGCCTGAAATTCTCTTTTCCCTCCACTTCGAGCAAAAGCGTATCGGCAGTGAGTGAAAACCACTTAAAATCGTCGGTGACATTTGCGGTCAGCCGATCAACGTCACCCTCGTTGAAGGCCGCCACCTGGTCTTTGAAAACCCTCAAAAGTTCTTCATTTTGTGCATTTGCAGCCGACACGCATGCAAATAAGGCCATGCTTAATAGAATGCTTTTCATGATTTGTTATCTACATAGTTTTTGAATCCCTCCTCGAAAAGCAGCTTCCAGCCCTCGGTAATTTGTCCCTTTGCTTTCGCTGATACGTCTCCCATTAGTGTATCCGACAAGGTCAGCATGGTCTTGCTGCCGTCCTCTTTCAGCGTGATCTTGAGAAACGTGATGGCTGGCCCCCCATAATCCGGAGTGAGGTGCCCCTGCAATTCGAGGTGATGGGGGGCATTGAGCACAATCACCGTGTACCAAAGTAGCCCTTCATCATTACCATAGTCTTCGTACATCCTCCCTCCCACTTTGGGTTCAAGGATAAACGCCTTTGTTTTCGGACTGGTGTAGAAGTCCTTTCTCCACCAGAGTCCAATGTCTTTGATCAGGCATTCCCACACGCTGTTAATGCTGGCATCAATCGGCACCTCTAGTCTGATATTGACAGGTTTGGTTGGCTCGTTCATAAGCAAGTCGTTAGTTAAATCATCAATATCCTCTTTGTACTCAGCCAGCTCACGCAACTGGAGCAAGTTTGTAGCCCACTGCGCTTCGTACTTTTTCACCCAACGTTCATATACTTCTTGTAGCGGAATTGCGTTGATATAGTTCCAGCGAAACTTCCCCTGCTTCTTCGGTAAGATAAGTTTGGCGTCTTGCAAAACCGAAAGGTGTTTCATGACAGCACACCTTCCAATGGATTCAAACTCTTCCACGAGTTCGCCCGTCGTCTTTGGCGACTCCCTTACCAAATCCATCAGGCGCCTGCGGGCCGGGTCGGCCAGGGCTTTCCAGATTTCGGTTTCTTTATCAGTTGCTTGAGCTTCCAAAAGTAGTTGAATATTATGTTACTAAGTAGTAACATGTAAACATAATCGGATATCACTTGATATCCAAGCCCGTGAGTGCTGCATTGCATAACCTCCATGTCCACTAAATCACACTTTGCTTTGACTTACCTCCAACTATTTTCTAATCTTATCCTTTATTCCAGAAAGTTGAAGAAATGAGAAAAACACATCACCTACCTGCCATTCACAAGACATTCCTGACCATTGGTTCGATGCTGGCGGTCGTCAGCCTTTCGGCACAAACTGTCACCATTCCCATAGAAACCGGCAGCAACGTTATCGTGCTACAAACGGATAGCGAGAGCAGGTTAAGAACCGTTTACTTCGGCGAACCTCTGACCAACGAAAGCGACTATTCGGCTATCTCCAGCCTGACCCGGCTGGATGACGACAATATTGGCGTCCACAATGCAGCTTACACCCCCGCAGGCACCTGGAACCTGGTGGAGCCTGCCATTCAGGTGAAACATAGTGATGGAAATGCCTCGCTGGAGTTGAAATATGTAACCCACAAAAGGGAGCGGATTGACGACAACACTTCCCTCACAAGCATTCAACTAAGAGATCCGAAGTACCCGTTCAACGTAACGCTGTTCTACAAAGTCTGGAAAAAGGAAAATGTGATTGAGCAATGGACAGAGATCAAACACACGGAGAAAAAACCGGTGCTGCTTGAAAAGTATGCCTCTGCCGATCTCTATTTCTCTAACAAGGACTTCTACCTCACCACTTATCAGGGTCAATGGGCCAAAGAAATGCAACCCACCGAAACTAAATTGGAACGAGGCATGCGGTCGATAGAGACTAAACTGGGCGCAAGGGCAATGCTCTTGCAGTCACCCAATTTCATTTTATCGTTTGGACAACCAGCTTCGGAGAATGACGGGCTCGTGATGCTGGGTCAGCTGGCCTGGAGTGGCAACTTCAAGATGGAGTTTGAAGTAGATCCTTACGAAAACCTGCGGTTCATTTCCGGCATCAATCCTTATGCATCAGAGTATTCGCTGGTTCCCAATCAGACATTCAAAACAGCCTCTCTCATCTATGCCGTTTCCAACAACGGCACTGGTGAAGCTAGCCGCAACCTGCACAGCTGGGCAAGAAAATACCGGGTGCTAGACGGCGAAGGAGAGCGCTTGACCCTGCTGAACAACTGGGAGGCTACTTACTTTGATTTCGATGAAGACAAGATCACTTCTCTCTTCAAAGACGCCAGGAACCTGGGCGTGGATTTGTTTCTGCTCGACGACGGTTGGTTTGCCAACAAATACCCCCGGAATGATGACAAAACTGGCCTGGGTGACTGGCAGGAGAACGTGAAGAAGCTGCCTCACGGCATCGGCCATTTAGTGCAGGAAGCCGCCAAAGAAGGAATCAAATTCGGTATCTGGATAGAGCCAGAAATGGTAAGTCCGAAAAGTGAGCTATACGAAAACCACCTCGACTGGGTGATCCGTCAGCCAGACAGACCTGAGGTATACTATCGGAATCAGTTGGTGCTGGACCTGTCGAACCCAGAAGTGCAAGACTTTGTGTATGGTGTAGTAGATGGGCTCTTTACGAAAAACCCTAACCTGGCCTTTATCAAATGGGATTGCAATGCTGTGATCTACAACGCTTACTCAGCCTATCTCGACAAAAAAGGGCTGCCTCAGTCGCATCTTTATGTGGAGTATGTACATGGCCTCTACAAGGTACTGGAGCGCATCAGGGCTAAATATCCCAAAGTGCCTATGATGCTTTGCTCGGGCGGTGGCGGTCGGGGCGACTACGAACTGCTTAAATACTTCACTGAATTCTGGCCTAGCGACGACACTGATCCGTTGGAAAGAATCTTTATGCAGTGGGACTACTCCTACTTTTTCCCTGCTATCGCCGTCGACAACCACGTGACAGACTGGGGCAAGCAGCCGCTCAAGTTTAGAACCGACGTAGCCAGTATGGGCAAGCTAGGCTTCGACATCGTGGCAGGTGAGCTAAACGAAAAAGACATGCAGTTTGCCAAGGAGGCTGTGGCCAACTACCACGGTTTCAAAGACATGATGTGGCACGGCGACCAGTATCGCCTGATGAACCCACATGACAATGACATGGCCTCCATCATGTATGTGAAGCCTGACAAAACCAGGGCGATCATTTTCAACTATTTGGTCAACTACCGCCAGCGGCTCCAAACCAGTGTGGAGCCAATTAAGCTCAACGGCCTGGATCCAAGCAAAAAGTATCAGGTGAAAGAGATCAACCTGTATCCGGGCGCCAGATCCTGGCTCAACCCGGAAAAGGTGTATTCGGGAGACTTTTTGATGAAAGTGGGCTTCAATCCGCTGGTGAATCTGAACCGAACAAGCGTGGTACTGGAGGTGAATGAGGTGAGGTAGGGCATTATTGGTCTGCAAAGAAATCGCAGGTCTTTTGCGTTGCCGTTGCAAACTCGAACGATTGAAAAAATATTAAATCGATCATCCGCCTCGTTTGCAACGAGGTGGATCGAGAAAGGCGATTGCATCGCCTCCAAAAATGCTTATTTTGATTACCAAAAAATATGTCTGGCAGCTACATCCTATTGAAAGCTTGAGCATTGCGACTATGGCACTACAGCTTATTAGCTAGAAATAGAAATGTGAATGGTTTGGAAAGTGTTGCAGCTAAGTATGTGATAATATTTATTGGAAGTGCGATTCTATCGCACTTCTCATGCGTCCCCGTTGCAAACGAGGACGATGACGTTATCGTCCAGAAAAGGAATACTTTGGGCTTCA contains:
- a CDS encoding GH92 family glycosyl hydrolase, with product MLKLVFRISLIALLFTCAAPAFSQSTKEPVDYVNPFVDTHKSRWFFFSSASRPFGMVNLSPDTWVKGSWNSGYLYDSLYVRCFSHIHAWQMSGIPVMPTVGEFKGHLGMEAYKSAFSHDDEKAIPGYHSVFLKDYGIKAELTSTTRVGFHKYTYPAHVNKDIIFDVGAFLGHGAMDSAKVVKISDYEIEGYSIMAPTNRRPKPTYVYFIARFEQPISSFGAWEKGKLRTGKVDQIHGKEVGAYVRFERKQLKTVQMKVAISYTSTAQARLNMDTELPHWNFEQVVGNSKDEWNDYLSKIKIDGGTEKQKIKFYTDLWHSLLGRRIVSDVDGKYCDMTGPKPVVRQVALDESKKPKHNQYNFDAWWGSHWTLNVLWSMAYPEIMNEFCASMVEMYRYGGLIPRGPSGGNYTYVMIGDPAVSFFATAYNKGIRNYDVAKAYEGLRKNAFPGGIRDRAGYEHRDNPQGGGMNYYVQRGYVPEGIPGPGGHKDGAAMTLEYAYQDWCLAQLATALGKTKDYEFFDKRSQNYKNLWNPETHFIHPKNIDGTWIDNFTPIGEGFNTLGFVESNSAIYTNYVPHDLKGLAALFGGADKYAQYVDSCFIKAKPNKFITDHGKHAESWVDYENQPSCQMAHLFNHAGAPWLSQKWVREVKEITFSDISPYGGYNGDEDQGQMGALGVLMAIGLFQMDGGASVNSSYDITTPIFDKVEIQLDPKYYAGKTFTISTENNSADNIYIQKASLNDKDWTKFNFPHELFASGGELRLTLSNKPNKTWGID
- a CDS encoding nuclear transport factor 2 family protein, with translation MKSILLSMALFACVSAANAQNEELLRVFKDQVAAFNEGDVDRLTANVTDDFKWFSLTADTLLLEVEGKENFRQSMKYYFSAGQKSVSTIEQYAVDGERISFREVVSHQNKAGETVSSSAMGIYQIQNGKISRAWYFID
- a CDS encoding ArsR/SmtB family transcription factor, producing the protein MEAQATDKETEIWKALADPARRRLMDLVRESPKTTGELVEEFESIGRCAVMKHLSVLQDAKLILPKKQGKFRWNYINAIPLQEVYERWVKKYEAQWATNLLQLRELAEYKEDIDDLTNDLLMNEPTKPVNIRLEVPIDASINSVWECLIKDIGLWWRKDFYTSPKTKAFILEPKVGGRMYEDYGNDEGLLWYTVIVLNAPHHLELQGHLTPDYGGPAITFLKITLKEDGSKTMLTLSDTLMGDVSAKAKGQITEGWKLLFEEGFKNYVDNKS
- a CDS encoding alpha-galactosidase; the protein is MRKTHHLPAIHKTFLTIGSMLAVVSLSAQTVTIPIETGSNVIVLQTDSESRLRTVYFGEPLTNESDYSAISSLTRLDDDNIGVHNAAYTPAGTWNLVEPAIQVKHSDGNASLELKYVTHKRERIDDNTSLTSIQLRDPKYPFNVTLFYKVWKKENVIEQWTEIKHTEKKPVLLEKYASADLYFSNKDFYLTTYQGQWAKEMQPTETKLERGMRSIETKLGARAMLLQSPNFILSFGQPASENDGLVMLGQLAWSGNFKMEFEVDPYENLRFISGINPYASEYSLVPNQTFKTASLIYAVSNNGTGEASRNLHSWARKYRVLDGEGERLTLLNNWEATYFDFDEDKITSLFKDARNLGVDLFLLDDGWFANKYPRNDDKTGLGDWQENVKKLPHGIGHLVQEAAKEGIKFGIWIEPEMVSPKSELYENHLDWVIRQPDRPEVYYRNQLVLDLSNPEVQDFVYGVVDGLFTKNPNLAFIKWDCNAVIYNAYSAYLDKKGLPQSHLYVEYVHGLYKVLERIRAKYPKVPMMLCSGGGGRGDYELLKYFTEFWPSDDTDPLERIFMQWDYSYFFPAIAVDNHVTDWGKQPLKFRTDVASMGKLGFDIVAGELNEKDMQFAKEAVANYHGFKDMMWHGDQYRLMNPHDNDMASIMYVKPDKTRAIIFNYLVNYRQRLQTSVEPIKLNGLDPSKKYQVKEINLYPGARSWLNPEKVYSGDFLMKVGFNPLVNLNRTSVVLEVNEVR